A stretch of DNA from Saccharospirillaceae bacterium:
AAATTAACGCACCGGATTCAACGACCACGAACAGCGCATGCAATAGCACGATATTGATGCCGCTGCGGTTTTCAAACACCCAAACATTGGCACCGCTTTCCTGTAAGTAATTAAACAGCAGATGATGCACGGCGATGGTGCCAGTAGCCGCCAGGATGGGCAGCATATCACGGTAGTAAAGCAACATTGCCAGCAGCACAAAGATGCCGAAATGCATTTCCAGCATGCCATGCGCCTGGTGAATCTGCAGTGCCGCAAAAATCATCAGGGATACGCCAAAGGCAATCCGTGACCAGCGACTGCATGGCGCCGCTTTACTGATGGCGATGGGGATCAATAGTGCTGGCAGACCAATTAACAGGGCTTCACTCCAGGTGTTGTACCAGCTGGCCAACAGAAGTGATATCACAAACAAAGCGGCAGTTATTACCGTAAAGAAGGCATCAGCCTGGCGATAGAAATTCTGATAGATTTGGCTCACAGTGAAATCCTGATCCTGAAGTTTGAATCGATGTCACAAAGCGACAATTACTACTCAAAGTGTAGGTCAGGAATTATATTCTGCTATCGAGAATCGGTAAGAGATAACCAACGATCACTACAAATTACATAAGGCAGTAAAGTCAGCCCCAGCCAACTCCAATGCTGGCCCGGATCCCCCAGAGACGAGCGCAGATCCAGCCCGAAATAACTGAGGCACAGGGCCAACCAAAACAGCAGGATCGCACTGAAGGTCCAATCTTTTCGTTTGAGGATGGGCAGCGCAAATGTAATCACGCCAACAGCCAGCACAACCATTAGCCAGTATTCGAGCCACTCTGTGGTGCGGGTGAGGGCAAACATGGCACATATCGCCAATAAAATGCGGCCCCAGATGCCACGATCCCAGTCATAGCCTATTGCTTTGGCTAAACCGTTTATCACCATCAGGGGTAACGCAGCGTAAACTGCCAGCTGCTCCATTAACCCGACCAGCTGGTTGAAGTCTTTATTCGCCGCTATGCCGGGAGCTGATTCATTGATAATGACAAGCGTCGCCGCCAGCAGAAACATCAAGCTGCTGGCGAACAAGGCCGCGCGATTTCCGTTACCAGGGAGGTGATCCTGGTCGGCCGGCTGTAAGCGGTTCTGCCATAACAACACCGCTGCTGTAATCAACAATATAAAAGGATGGATGCTCACCAGGTTATCCCGCTCCGTTAGCCTTTCAGGTTCGTCATGACATGTTCTGCTGCGGCAATGGTTGCTTCGATGTCTTGTTCGCTGTGCGCGATCGACATAAAGCCGGCTTCGAACGAACTCGGTGCCAGATACACACCCTGTTGCAGCATGCCATGGAAGAATTGGTTGAACCGTTCGCCATCACATTGCTCGGCCACATCTTTAAAGCAGGTCACTTCATCCAATTCGGTGAAGAACAAACCGAACATCGATCCTGCGGAGTTGCTGGAGAACGGAATCCCTCGTTTATCGGCGGCTGCCTGGAAACCATCCAGCATTTGTTTAACACGTGCCTCCAGTTGCGGGTAGAACCCCGGCTGCTGAATGGCTTTCAGCATCGCCAGGCCAGCTGCCATCGCCAATGGATTACCAGACAGAGTGCCTGCTTGATAAACCGGGCCTAATGGCGCCAGATATTCCATGATTTCGCGTTTGCCACCAAAAGCGCCTACCGGCAGACCACCACCAATCACTTTACCCAGACAGGTCATATCAGGAGTAACGCCGTACCACTGCTGCGCACCACCGAGAGACACACGGAAGCCACTCATGACTTCATCAAAAATCAGCACAATACCGTGTACGTCGCACAATTCGCGCAGACCCAGCAGGAAGGATTTACTCGGTGGAATGCAGTTCATGTTGCCAGCAACCGGTTCGATGATGACACAGGCAACCTGATCGCCGATCTGTGCAAAGCATTCTTTGACCGAATCCAGGTCGTTGTAGTTCAGGGTCACCGTGTTCTCCGCTACCGCGGCGGGTACTCCGGGAGAGGTTGGTACGCCAAGCGTTAGCATGCCGGAACCGGCTTTGACCAACAGGGAATCTGCGTGGCCGTGATAACAACCTTCAAACTTCACCAGTTTGTCGCGACCGGTAAAGCCACGAGCCAGTCGAATTGCACTCATGGTCGCTTCGGTACCTGAGTTCACCATGCGCACCATATCCATCGATGGGATCAGTTTGCAGACTTCGCTGGCCATGGTGGTTTCAATGCCGGTTGGGGCGCCAAAGCTCAGGCCGTTAACCATTTGTGCCTGAACCGCTTCGATGATGACCGGTGCGCTGTGGCCCAGAATCATTGGTCCCCACGAACCAACGTAGTCGATGTATTGATTGCCGTCGGCATCGTGAACGTAAGCGCCCTTAGCGTGATCGAAGAAGATTGGAGTGCCGCCCACACCTTTAAAAGCACGAACCGGGGAATTCACGCCACCCGGAATATGCTTCTGAGCCTGTGCAAAAAGTTGTTCAGATTGTGAGATGGAGTAGGACATAAATTTCTCGATTCTGTTTTCAATGCTTTAAAAAATGTTGGGTGTAGCTCTTATTAGTGGTGAGACCGCGACCCTGTGTGTCGTTCGTTATGCCAGCAGCGGGTTTAAAACGGTTTAACCACCACCATGATGACAATAAACACCAGCAGAAATACCGGCACTTCGTTAAACCAGCGGTAAAATACATGAGTGCGCTGGTTTAAATCATCACGGAAAACCTTCACCAGATGGCCGCAATAAAAATGGTAAACCAGCAAGAGTGCGACGGCTGTCAGCTTGGCGTGCATCCAGCCGCTGGAAAAATAATAAGACGCGTTAAACGTGAGTAACCAGATACCCAATGCCACGACGATAACCATCGAGGGCATCATAATACCGCGATACAGTTTACGCTCCATAATCTTGAACCGTTCCTGAGAAACGGCGTCGTCAGCGCTGGCATGGTAAACAAATAAGCGAGGCAGATAAAAAATGGCGGCGAACCAGGTCACTACCGCAATAATATGGAAGGCTTTCACCCACAGCATCAGGTTGCTCCGTTACGCAGACCTGTTTACCGGTCTGTCGTTGTTTTCTAATTCGGTTGGTAACGATAAAAGTGCTCAATGCGCTCGCGTGATACCACACCCACGCATCGCTGCTCACCGGTATCACGATATACCGCCAACCATTGTAATTGACTCGCCTGCATCTGGTCTAAGGCATCTTGTAAATTTGCCTTGAGAGAGATGCGGCCTACTTCTTCACGATCACCGGGCATAGCAATCAGATCGAGTGTTGGCGGGCGCTCGTGTTCGGCGTCATACACCATGGCCAACGCCAGGTCGGCGGTGGATAACAGCAGATTCTCATTTTCGATCAGTAGCCATTCTGGCCGCTCACGGAGAATCATCTCTGCGTTGTCGTGATGAATATGACGGTCGACACAAGAGATATCGCGGCTCATGGCCTGCGCCACCCAGGTATTGCGTAACATTTGTTGCACTGGCGAGGGTGTTTGCGCCAGAGGGCTGCTGCCCATCAGTACCTGGAATACCGACGGTAGACGAAATACTTCGCTCACCACCAGGCTTGCCACAACAATTGCCAGCATCCCTGGCATGATGATGTTGGGGTTTGCAGTCAGCTCCAGTAAAGCAACCAGTGCAGCCAACGGTGCGCGCAGGGTTGCCCCCATCATGGCGCACATTCCCAACATCGCGTAAAAACCGACTGACACCGGATACTCGGGTAGCCACCAGGCCGATAATTGTCCGAGGATGCCACCAAGAGCAGCACCGATGAATAAACTCGGCCCGATCAATCCCCCCGGAAAGCCCGTTGCTGCGGCCCATGCTGCCAGCAACAGTTTGCCAGCCAGTAAGGCAAACAAAGTGATCACCACTACCTTACCTGCCAGAGCATGGTTGACTGTGTCGTAGCCGATACTCATTAGCTGCGGCAGCCACAGGCTGGCGATTGCCGTGGTGCAGGTTAAGCCCCCCCATTTCACCCACAGAGGTAGATGGTTTAATTTCTGAAACAGTTTGATCGAGTTAATAAAGGCTGCAGCTGTAAGACCAGCCATCAAACCCAGTGCGAGAATGTAAGGAATTTCCAGCAGCGATTTCATATCGAAAGCGGGGACTACAAAGGCGGTTTCTGTACCGAACACTGCTTCACTCACAATCGCACCGGCAACCGAGGCCAGAATAATCGGAATAAATCCGCGGATACTGTATTCCAGCAGTACCACTTCCATGGCGAAGATAACACCTGCCATTGGAGTATTGAACGAGGCCGAAATAGCACTGGCAACGCCACAACCGGCAAGAATCCGCAGTCGATGATGAGCCTGGTGAAAATGTTGCCCGATCTGACTGGCAGTACCTGCACCCAAATGGACCGCTGGCCCTTCGCGGCCAACACTATGACCACTCAATAATGCAATAACGGCAGCGATCCATTGCAGTAACAGATTGGGTAGTGGCATATAACCCTGGTGCCGTTCCATCCGCAGCAATACGTGGCCAACACCAAGAGAACGTAACTCGGTTGATAGAGGTGTGAAGATAGCAATCAACAAACCACCGCCAGCCAGTAGCAGGGCAACACGCAGATAAGGCGCCAGCGCTTCGTAATCCTCTTCGCTGGTCATCGGCAGGAATTCCACCAGAGGCAGCTCGATAGCAAACCGGAATAAGGTAATAACGCCAGCACTGGCCAATCCCACCAATAATGACAGCAACGCCAGACCAATCTGGTTATTCGATAGGCTGATATGGGTCAACCAACGTTGTTGCAAAAGCTGTCTGATAGCGCTCACTGAGTTATCCGTTGCTCATAAGAATTTGATTCTGTTAAGTAATCCTGTGTTTGGCGGGTGCCGTTATTCGCCAGAATCAGTATTATAAGCTCCTTTTTCCATCGACGGCTGCCCCTGATCAACGCAATTACAGGAGCGTTGGTCGAACAAGGCCAAAAATGTGAGGTTTCACTGTGATTAAAGTCGGTATTGTTGGCGGCACGGGTTACACCGGTGTCGAGCTGCTCAGAATTCTGGTTAACCACCCGGGCGTTGAACTCAGCGTTATCACGTCCCGAAGCGAGGAAGGTATGCCGGTAGCGGACATGTTCCCGAATCTGCGTGGCCACACTGACTTGCGATTCTCTGTACCTAATGCCGAAACACTGGGTGCCTGTGATGTGGTGTTTTTCGCGACCCCGCATGGTGTTGCTCATGCGCTTGCCGAGGAGGTCTTGGATGCGGGGGCCAAAGTTATCGATCTGTCTGCCGATTTCCGTTTACAAGATGCCGTGGAGTGGGAAAAGTGGTACAACCAGCCGCATGGCGCTGTAAACCTGTTGCCAGAAGCAGTGTATGGTTTACCAGAAGTGAATCGTGAAGCGATCAAAGAGGCCCGCTTAATTGCTGTGCCGGGTTGTTATCCAACGTCTGTTCAGTTGGCATTGATTCCATTATTGGAAAAAGGCCTGTTGCCGAAACAAACCCTGATCGCCGATTGTAAGTCCGGTGTGAGTGGTGCTGGTCGTGGTGCGAAGGTAGGCTCGTTACTGTGCGAAAGCTCCGAATCAATGATGGCCTACGCTGTTGCGGGTCATCGTCACCTGCCAGAAATCAAGCAGGGCCTGTCTCGTGCTGCGGGTGATGAGGTTGCGCTGACGTTCGTTCCCCATCTGACACCCATGATTCGTGGAATTCATTCTACACTGTATGCGCAAGCGCCTGATTTAACAGAAGATTTACAAGCATTGTTTGAAGCACGTTACGCCGCTGAGCCATTTGTAGATGTGATGCCAGCGGGTAGTCATCCTGCGACGCGCAGTGTTAAAGGCAGCAATATGTGTCGATTGTCGATTCATTATAATCAGCAAAGCGGCCAGATAGTGGTGTTATCTGTGATCGACAATCTGGTAAAAGGTGCATCCGGTCAGGCGGTTCAGAATATGAACATCATGTTTGGCCTGGATGAAGATGCCGGTTTAAAGCAGGTTGCTCTGCTTCCGTGAGTAAGAACAGCAAAGAGAAAAATTAAAGGAACCCCAGATGGCAGTGGTAAAAGGTAGCCAACAGGAACAGCTGGTTATTCGTCATTACAAACCCGGGCAGCGCTTGCGACAGTGGTTATTTACTTTGCTGTTGCTGGTGGCGATTGGTGGTGGCGGCTATTTGGGTGGCGTCTTCGACAGCATGTCTTCGATTCAGCAACTGACGCTGGAGCGCGACTCTTTGCAGAATGAGCTGGTGGACGGTGAGCGAGAGATTTCCCGCCTCAGTCAGCGTGTCGGTGTGCTGGAAAAAGGTGGCGAAGTGGATCGCAAAGCCAATGAAGGTATTCGCCAGACGGTTAAAGAGCTGAAAGCTCAGATCTCCAATCTTGAAGAGGAGGTGTCATTCTACAAGGGCATTATGGCGCCGAGCAGCAAAGATAAAGGTCTGCGCATCAGTAAAATTACGATTCAACCTGCAGATTCGCCTGGCCAGTTTAAGTATTCCATTATGATGACTCAGGTGGCTGACAACAGCAGTTTTATAGCCGGACTTGCCGCTGTGAACTTCGTTGGTAATCAAGCTGGCGAAAAAGTAATACTGCCTCTTCGTGATCTCGATACCAAAGTCAGTGATCTGGGGGTGAAGTTCCGTTTCCGTTACTTCCAGGAAGTGACTGGCAGCCTGACCTTACCGCAGCAATTTTTACCTGAACAGGTTCAGGTGGTACTTCAGTCCACTGGTAGCAAAGCACAACGTGTAGAACAATCGATTGAATGGCCCGAAACAGGAGAGGCTTAATTAATGTTTAGCAGCAAAGACAAGGGTGCTAATACCCATTACGACA
This window harbors:
- a CDS encoding chloride channel protein, translated to MSAIRQLLQQRWLTHISLSNNQIGLALLSLLVGLASAGVITLFRFAIELPLVEFLPMTSEEDYEALAPYLRVALLLAGGGLLIAIFTPLSTELRSLGVGHVLLRMERHQGYMPLPNLLLQWIAAVIALLSGHSVGREGPAVHLGAGTASQIGQHFHQAHHRLRILAGCGVASAISASFNTPMAGVIFAMEVVLLEYSIRGFIPIILASVAGAIVSEAVFGTETAFVVPAFDMKSLLEIPYILALGLMAGLTAAAFINSIKLFQKLNHLPLWVKWGGLTCTTAIASLWLPQLMSIGYDTVNHALAGKVVVITLFALLAGKLLLAAWAAATGFPGGLIGPSLFIGAALGGILGQLSAWWLPEYPVSVGFYAMLGMCAMMGATLRAPLAALVALLELTANPNIIMPGMLAIVVASLVVSEVFRLPSVFQVLMGSSPLAQTPSPVQQMLRNTWVAQAMSRDISCVDRHIHHDNAEMILRERPEWLLIENENLLLSTADLALAMVYDAEHERPPTLDLIAMPGDREEVGRISLKANLQDALDQMQASQLQWLAVYRDTGEQRCVGVVSRERIEHFYRYQPN
- the argC gene encoding N-acetyl-gamma-glutamyl-phosphate reductase; this translates as MIKVGIVGGTGYTGVELLRILVNHPGVELSVITSRSEEGMPVADMFPNLRGHTDLRFSVPNAETLGACDVVFFATPHGVAHALAEEVLDAGAKVIDLSADFRLQDAVEWEKWYNQPHGAVNLLPEAVYGLPEVNREAIKEARLIAVPGCYPTSVQLALIPLLEKGLLPKQTLIADCKSGVSGAGRGAKVGSLLCESSESMMAYAVAGHRHLPEIKQGLSRAAGDEVALTFVPHLTPMIRGIHSTLYAQAPDLTEDLQALFEARYAAEPFVDVMPAGSHPATRSVKGSNMCRLSIHYNQQSGQIVVLSVIDNLVKGASGQAVQNMNIMFGLDEDAGLKQVALLP
- the hemL gene encoding glutamate-1-semialdehyde 2,1-aminomutase gives rise to the protein MSYSISQSEQLFAQAQKHIPGGVNSPVRAFKGVGGTPIFFDHAKGAYVHDADGNQYIDYVGSWGPMILGHSAPVIIEAVQAQMVNGLSFGAPTGIETTMASEVCKLIPSMDMVRMVNSGTEATMSAIRLARGFTGRDKLVKFEGCYHGHADSLLVKAGSGMLTLGVPTSPGVPAAVAENTVTLNYNDLDSVKECFAQIGDQVACVIIEPVAGNMNCIPPSKSFLLGLRELCDVHGIVLIFDEVMSGFRVSLGGAQQWYGVTPDMTCLGKVIGGGLPVGAFGGKREIMEYLAPLGPVYQAGTLSGNPLAMAAGLAMLKAIQQPGFYPQLEARVKQMLDGFQAAADKRGIPFSSNSAGSMFGLFFTELDEVTCFKDVAEQCDGERFNQFFHGMLQQGVYLAPSSFEAGFMSIAHSEQDIEATIAAAEHVMTNLKG
- the hemJ gene encoding protoporphyrinogen oxidase HemJ, translated to MLWVKAFHIIAVVTWFAAIFYLPRLFVYHASADDAVSQERFKIMERKLYRGIMMPSMVIVVALGIWLLTFNASYYFSSGWMHAKLTAVALLLVYHFYCGHLVKVFRDDLNQRTHVFYRWFNEVPVFLLVFIVIMVVVKPF